In Flagellatimonas centrodinii, a single window of DNA contains:
- the nadD gene encoding nicotinate (nicotinamide) nucleotide adenylyltransferase encodes MKAVGLFGGAFAPFHNGHLRLALEARERLGLDQVRLVPTAFPVHRPQARISPLRRLEWVRLAVAREHALVVDDCELRRDGPSYTIDTLSQLAEQFPRARRVLLMGADAFAHFHTWHRWADILGLAELAVVLRPGNDLQPPAEAAAALEGRFHPLEVPLLDISSTRIRRKLRHGKSVRGLLPDAILDSLTAADIAALTEDENPSTH; translated from the coding sequence TTGAAGGCGGTCGGCCTTTTCGGTGGCGCATTTGCGCCTTTCCACAACGGGCATCTGCGGCTGGCGCTGGAAGCGCGCGAGCGACTCGGGCTGGACCAGGTGCGTCTGGTGCCGACCGCTTTTCCGGTACACCGGCCGCAGGCCCGCATCTCGCCATTGCGGCGGCTCGAATGGGTCCGCCTGGCAGTCGCACGCGAGCATGCACTGGTCGTCGACGACTGCGAGCTGCGGCGCGACGGGCCGTCGTACACCATCGACACCCTGAGCCAGCTGGCCGAGCAGTTTCCACGCGCCCGCCGGGTGTTGCTGATGGGCGCCGATGCCTTTGCCCACTTTCACACCTGGCATCGGTGGGCCGACATTCTCGGCCTGGCCGAGCTGGCGGTGGTGTTGCGGCCCGGCAATGACCTGCAGCCGCCCGCCGAAGCGGCGGCCGCGCTGGAAGGACGTTTTCACCCCCTGGAGGTGCCGTTGCTCGACATCTCCTCCACCCGCATCCGCCGCAAGTTGCGCCACGGCAAGTCCGTGCGTGGCCTGTTGCCCGACGCCATTCTCGACAGCCTCACCGCCGCCGACATCGCCGCCCTGACCGAAGATGAAAACCCCAGCACTCACTAA
- the rng gene encoding ribonuclease G, with translation MSTEILVNIGPQETRVALVEGGTAQEVHVQRASRHGLTGNIYKGRVQRVLPGMQAAFVEIGLERTAFLHAADMLPGPASGHGDSPQPTITQLLHEGQSVLVQILKDPLGTKGARLTTLLSVPSRYLVMLPFEPNVGVSARIEDEGERERLKTLLQTLQQRVAPRFGVIARTAAENADAAALENDLAFLVRLWESISAQAGTAATGTLVHGDLPLSMRILRDLLGTAVERVRIDDADEYRRVRQFAQVFVPQAADKIELYEGAAPIFDLYGVEDDINRALSRRVDLKSGGHLIIDQTEAMTTIDVNTGAYLGHRNLEETVLKTNLEATQAIARQLRLRNLGGIIILDFIDMRSEDHRAQVMRSLEKAMTADHARTQVYPFSPLGLVEMTRKRSRESLGHILCEPCPHCGGRGHVKTSETICHEIVREVQRSARQFEAKGFLVLAAPSVVQRLIDEPALGLPDLEAQLRRPIRLQGEAAFTQESFDVIPL, from the coding sequence ATGAGCACCGAGATCCTGGTCAATATCGGGCCGCAGGAAACCCGGGTGGCGCTGGTCGAGGGCGGCACGGCGCAGGAGGTGCATGTGCAGCGCGCCTCGCGCCACGGCCTGACCGGCAATATCTACAAGGGGCGGGTACAACGGGTGCTGCCGGGCATGCAGGCGGCGTTCGTCGAAATCGGCCTGGAGCGCACCGCCTTCCTGCACGCCGCCGACATGCTGCCGGGCCCCGCCAGCGGCCATGGCGACAGTCCGCAGCCGACCATCACCCAACTGTTGCATGAAGGGCAGTCGGTGCTGGTGCAGATCCTCAAGGACCCGCTTGGCACCAAGGGCGCCCGGCTGACCACCCTGTTGTCGGTGCCGTCGCGGTATCTGGTGATGCTGCCGTTCGAGCCGAATGTCGGCGTGTCCGCGCGAATTGAGGACGAGGGTGAACGCGAGCGCCTGAAAACACTGCTGCAGACGCTTCAACAGCGGGTCGCACCGCGCTTTGGCGTGATTGCCCGCACCGCCGCCGAGAATGCCGATGCCGCGGCGCTGGAGAACGATCTCGCCTTTCTGGTGCGGCTGTGGGAATCCATCAGCGCCCAGGCCGGGACGGCCGCCACCGGCACCCTGGTCCACGGTGACCTGCCGCTGTCGATGCGGATCCTGCGCGACCTGCTCGGCACCGCGGTGGAACGGGTGCGGATCGACGATGCCGACGAATACCGGCGGGTACGGCAGTTCGCGCAGGTTTTCGTGCCACAGGCGGCTGACAAGATCGAGTTGTACGAAGGCGCCGCACCGATCTTCGACCTTTACGGGGTGGAGGACGATATCAACCGGGCACTGTCGCGGCGGGTCGATCTCAAGTCGGGAGGGCACCTGATCATCGATCAGACCGAGGCGATGACCACCATCGACGTCAACACCGGGGCCTACCTGGGGCATCGCAATCTTGAGGAGACCGTCCTCAAGACCAACCTCGAGGCAACCCAGGCCATCGCACGCCAGCTGCGCCTGCGGAATCTCGGCGGCATCATCATTCTCGATTTCATCGACATGCGCTCGGAAGACCATCGGGCGCAGGTGATGCGCAGCCTTGAGAAGGCGATGACCGCCGATCATGCCCGCACCCAGGTGTACCCGTTCTCGCCGCTGGGGCTGGTCGAGATGACCCGCAAGCGGTCGCGCGAGAGTCTCGGGCATATCCTCTGCGAGCCCTGCCCGCACTGCGGCGGACGTGGCCACGTCAAGACCAGCGAGACGATCTGCCACGAGATCGTGCGCGAAGTGCAGCGCTCGGCGCGGCAGTTCGAGGCCAAGGGGTTTCTGGTGCTGGCCGCGCCGTCGGTGGTGCAACGTCTGATCGATGAGCCGGCCCTGGGCCTGCCCGACCTCGAGGCGCAGTTGCGCCGTCCCATCCGCCTGCAGGGCGAGGCTGCCTTCACGCAGGAAAGCTTCGATGTCATTCCGTTGTAG
- the speD gene encoding adenosylmethionine decarboxylase has product MKSKPTSNARLKLLGFNNLTKSLSFNIYDICYARTREEQRAYIEYIDEQYNAARLTHILTEVAQIIGANILNVATEDYDPQGASVTMLISEGHHDGLPTPGKKKDSVVAHLDKSHITVHTYPETHPDNGISTFRADIDVSTCGKISPLKALNYLIKSFESDIVVMDYRVRGFTRNVRGMKHFIDHNIDSIQNFIAADIKRRYQMVDVNVYQEYIFHTKMCLKELDLDTYLFGEGAADLPTREAKQIRSRVDHEIQEIFYGRNISR; this is encoded by the coding sequence ATCAAGTCGAAACCGACCAGCAACGCCCGCCTGAAACTGCTCGGGTTCAACAACCTGACCAAGTCGCTGTCGTTCAACATCTACGACATCTGCTACGCCCGCACCCGCGAGGAGCAGCGGGCGTACATCGAGTACATTGATGAACAGTACAACGCGGCCCGGTTGACCCATATCCTCACCGAAGTGGCGCAGATCATCGGCGCCAACATCCTCAACGTGGCGACCGAAGACTACGACCCGCAGGGTGCGTCGGTGACCATGCTGATCTCCGAAGGCCACCATGACGGCCTGCCGACGCCGGGCAAGAAGAAGGACTCGGTGGTGGCGCATCTGGACAAGAGCCACATCACCGTCCACACCTATCCCGAAACGCATCCGGACAACGGCATCAGCACCTTCCGGGCGGATATCGACGTCTCCACCTGCGGCAAGATCTCGCCGCTGAAGGCCCTCAACTACCTGATCAAGAGTTTCGAGAGCGACATCGTGGTGATGGATTACCGCGTGCGGGGTTTTACCCGCAATGTGCGCGGCATGAAGCACTTCATCGATCACAACATCGATTCCATCCAGAACTTCATCGCGGCCGACATCAAGCGGCGCTATCAGATGGTCGATGTGAATGTGTATCAGGAGTACATCTTCCACACCAAGATGTGCCTGAAAGAACTGGACCTGGACACCTACCTGTTTGGCGAGGGTGCGGCCGACCTGCCGACGCGTGAAGCCAAGCAGATCCGGTCGCGGGTCGACCACGAAATCCAGGAAATCTTCTACGGGCGCAACATCTCGCGCTGA
- a CDS encoding Maf family protein, whose product MAYSFHLASQSPRRRELLTQAGFCFALLEVAVEECPRPQESGLDYVRRVVENKLTAALRQAATSLPVLVADTEVLLAGRALGKPADAAAAAETLAALSGRTHQVISRVAVASADRREAVETLTEIDFAPLTAAQIRRYCDSGEPLGKAGSYAIQGAAAGFVRAIRGSLTGVIGLPVVETVALLASFDVYPESA is encoded by the coding sequence ATGGCCTATTCCTTTCATCTCGCCTCGCAATCGCCGCGGCGCCGTGAACTGCTGACCCAGGCAGGGTTCTGTTTCGCCCTGCTCGAGGTGGCGGTTGAGGAATGTCCGCGGCCGCAGGAATCCGGCCTCGACTACGTTCGTCGGGTGGTCGAGAACAAGCTGACCGCGGCGCTGCGGCAGGCAGCGACATCGCTGCCGGTGCTGGTGGCGGATACCGAGGTGTTGCTGGCGGGCCGGGCCCTCGGCAAGCCGGCTGATGCGGCCGCGGCGGCCGAAACCCTGGCGGCCCTGTCAGGGCGCACCCATCAGGTGATCTCGCGCGTGGCGGTTGCAAGCGCCGATCGCCGGGAAGCGGTGGAAACCCTCACCGAAATCGATTTCGCCCCGCTGACTGCGGCGCAGATTCGCCGCTACTGCGACAGCGGGGAACCGCTGGGCAAGGCGGGGAGTTATGCCATCCAGGGGGCTGCCGCCGGCTTTGTCCGTGCGATCCGCGGCAGCCTTACCGGCGTGATCGGCTTGCCGGTGGTGGAGACGGTTGCGCTGCTGGCGTCCTTCGACGTGTACCCGGAGTCGGCATGA
- the rlmH gene encoding 23S rRNA (pseudouridine(1915)-N(3))-methyltransferase RlmH — MRIHLIAVGQRMPAWVETAFADYAGRLPHEARLVLTEIAAPARGKSPDLERLKRQEGDRILRALPRDAEIIALDERGKSLDTVGWSQALSAWLPSGRDTALVVGGADGLDTRILDAAHQRWSLSRLTLPHPLVRVVVAEQLYRAWTLLVNHPYHRA; from the coding sequence ATGCGGATTCATCTCATCGCGGTCGGCCAGCGAATGCCGGCCTGGGTGGAGACCGCCTTCGCCGACTATGCCGGGCGGCTGCCGCACGAGGCGCGGCTGGTGCTGACCGAGATCGCCGCCCCGGCGCGCGGCAAGTCACCCGATCTGGAGCGCTTGAAGCGCCAGGAGGGTGACCGGATCCTGCGGGCGCTACCGCGCGATGCCGAGATCATTGCCCTCGACGAACGTGGAAAATCGCTGGATACGGTCGGGTGGTCGCAGGCGCTGTCGGCCTGGCTGCCGTCAGGCCGGGATACCGCGCTGGTGGTTGGCGGCGCGGACGGCCTCGACACCCGCATTCTCGATGCGGCCCATCAGCGGTGGTCGCTGTCGCGGCTGACCCTGCCGCACCCGCTGGTGCGGGTGGTGGTGGCCGAGCAGCTCTACCGGGCGTGGACGCTGTTGGTGAATCATCCCTACCACCGGGCCTAG
- a CDS encoding glutamate-5-semialdehyde dehydrogenase → MSAKSPKGQTADDGLNRLMQTLGQAARKAARRLASVETGQKNAALFALAQILLESSRDILRANAQDLEAGREAGLDAAMLDRLALDADRVAAMAEGVRQIAMLPDPVGEITDLKMRPSGIQVGKMRVSMGVVGIIYESRPNVTADAASLCLKSGNACILRGGSEAMHSNQAIARCVERALVEAGLPRECVQVLDTPDRRMVGLMCASPDYVDVIIPRGGKGLVAAVSDAARVPVIKHLDGICHVFIEASADFEKAIAVAVNAKTQRYGTCNTMETLLVDAPVAERVLPQLAEIYVEAGVELRGCERTRNILKDVRPATEADWHTEYLAPVLSIRVVDGIDVAIDHINTYGSAHTDSIVTENITLARRFLREVDSSSVMVNASTRFADGYEYGLGAEIGISTDKFHARGPVGLEGLTTQKWVVLGDGHVR, encoded by the coding sequence ATGAGTGCCAAGAGCCCCAAGGGCCAGACCGCCGACGACGGCCTGAACCGGTTGATGCAGACGCTGGGCCAGGCGGCCCGCAAGGCGGCGCGACGGCTGGCCAGCGTCGAGACCGGACAAAAGAACGCCGCGCTGTTCGCGCTGGCGCAGATTCTGCTGGAATCCAGCCGCGACATTCTCCGTGCCAACGCCCAGGATCTCGAGGCCGGCCGTGAGGCCGGGCTCGATGCGGCCATGCTCGATCGTCTGGCGCTCGACGCTGATCGGGTTGCTGCGATGGCCGAAGGGGTGCGTCAGATCGCCATGCTGCCCGACCCGGTCGGTGAGATCACCGACCTCAAGATGCGGCCGTCCGGCATTCAGGTCGGCAAGATGCGGGTGTCGATGGGCGTGGTTGGCATCATTTACGAATCGCGGCCCAACGTGACCGCTGACGCCGCCAGTCTCTGCCTCAAGTCCGGCAATGCCTGCATTCTCCGGGGCGGGTCCGAGGCGATGCATTCCAATCAGGCCATCGCGCGCTGTGTCGAGCGGGCCCTGGTCGAAGCCGGCCTGCCGCGTGAATGCGTGCAAGTGCTCGACACCCCGGACCGGCGCATGGTGGGTCTGATGTGCGCCAGCCCCGACTATGTCGATGTCATCATCCCCCGCGGCGGCAAGGGGCTGGTGGCGGCGGTCTCCGACGCGGCGCGGGTGCCGGTGATCAAGCATCTCGACGGCATCTGCCACGTGTTCATCGAGGCCAGCGCCGATTTCGAGAAGGCGATCGCGGTGGCGGTCAATGCCAAGACCCAGCGCTACGGCACCTGCAACACCATGGAAACCCTGCTGGTGGATGCCCCGGTAGCCGAGCGGGTGCTGCCGCAATTGGCCGAGATCTATGTCGAGGCCGGCGTCGAACTGCGGGGCTGCGAGCGGACCCGCAACATCCTCAAGGATGTTCGCCCGGCGACCGAGGCCGATTGGCATACCGAGTATCTGGCGCCGGTGTTGTCGATCCGGGTAGTGGATGGCATTGACGTCGCCATCGATCACATCAACACCTATGGCTCGGCGCATACCGACAGCATCGTGACCGAGAACATCACGCTGGCGCGGCGGTTCCTCCGCGAGGTGGATTCCAGCTCGGTCATGGTCAATGCCTCCACCCGGTTTGCCGATGGATACGAATACGGCCTCGGCGCCGAAATTGGCATCAGCACCGACAAGTTTCACGCCCGCGGGCCCGTCGGGCTCGAGGGCCTCACCACCCAGAAATGGGTGGTCCTCGGCGATGGCCATGTCCGCTGA
- a CDS encoding YhdP family protein, translated as MERVRRRWWTSLISLVAGLLVFTAVASGVFQIAVLMVPSYRTQLSEWVSTVAGRPVDIGGINLLWRGLTPQIELSDIVLRDPGTDDGIDNSLSADRLRLGFSLTHLLRGDLLPDRVLLSGLQLTVDIDAERRVRVAGFRSGPLPVSGGAEGWRTALARFSVFMLSDAQIRVRHPRWGDQSLDLAVGEASLVQTGDGFNVSASGALPAALGGAFEARAEVRGESDRISRWSGRWQISAEGLVPAGWALPGLQYPLPMTADGLWGTAVGQFVDGHLQWVELQAEAAALQATPDDQRLAADAVSVRMEWQPGPAGGMVSLTDLSSAGQSRAALRLRWGEDSVELDAPHLDLDALAPWLALAADAEVAQLAGLRGQLDALHLRGSAAGGDRDWRYTVESGLTDAGWQPRDGPVKLAGLNGRLVATEHGGRFSPDPDGWQLALPAQWSQPLRFDRFAGDLLWERLAETDAAAARWRVRAPALDWTAAGAAGQGRAVLDLGGEAGPALTLDLQLQVADLAALKPYLPARWPDPLERWVSRALVSGRVSDAALRIDGPLRDFPFGARPTGTWRLELPIRDSELAFSPDWPALKDFDADLVFEGNALQISGRRGRLLQVPVLGLEARIPALHLGALTIESRTEADLDALFAVVRASSLRRRLAPLLEAGTARGRAALDLQLGIPLNDVRSLTVDGHLGLDDIEWALAALPAPVEALTGDLHFTRSMIAAESLQARLLDTPLQARVVPADDHPGDLEVSATVPVASRLASAFLPSGLRAHLDGESVWQARMPLGVAAAPLQLDSELRGTAIRLPAPLGKPLDEPMPLHLRLARDGDDWSVGVQAGGDRISAQLRLPPADDLASAPAVEIHFGQAAPRPAENARGVFIGGRLSQLDLGQWAALLGPADAPPGGLRGIALDVGRLRFGGFSLADQSLQLQPDTGGYRLTLQGAAEGLLAWDTDRTVMSATLSRLALGFEGLTMQGDIAAETPADADTLLRPDRWPAVVAHVEALSLNGLSLGQARLRTAHLDDGIALERFRLDGGQLTGEVSGEWRRTDTLGRATLDFDLQSPAVEPTLRAFGFAPNLTAEQTRVQGQLVWQETPLSLDWTRAEGPVTLAVRDGTLRAIEPGAGRVLGLMSFYALPRRLTLDFSDVVDDGLRFDRIDAQFLLADGIARSDDLEIRGPSLRMEIEGSIDLAGRSLDQRVRVLPGLSGGMTLGATLLGGPAAGAIMLLAQELLEKPLDQVTQFGYRVQGSWDNPQVTPLDLRDDSAGEAGTQ; from the coding sequence ATGGAGCGGGTAAGACGACGCTGGTGGACCTCGCTGATCTCGCTTGTCGCGGGCTTGCTGGTGTTCACGGCTGTGGCCAGCGGCGTGTTCCAGATCGCGGTGCTGATGGTGCCGAGTTATCGCACCCAGCTTTCGGAGTGGGTCAGCACGGTCGCCGGCCGTCCGGTCGATATCGGCGGCATCAATCTGTTGTGGCGCGGGCTGACCCCGCAGATCGAGCTCAGTGACATCGTGCTTCGTGACCCGGGCACTGATGATGGTATCGACAACTCGCTCAGTGCCGACCGTCTGCGGCTCGGTTTTTCGCTGACGCATCTCTTGCGCGGCGACCTTCTGCCTGACCGGGTGCTGCTGTCGGGACTGCAGCTGACGGTCGATATCGACGCCGAGCGGCGAGTGCGGGTGGCGGGGTTCCGTAGCGGGCCGTTGCCGGTCAGCGGCGGTGCCGAGGGTTGGCGCACGGCCCTGGCCCGCTTTTCGGTGTTCATGCTCAGCGATGCCCAGATTCGCGTCCGCCACCCCCGCTGGGGCGACCAGTCGCTCGACCTGGCGGTCGGCGAGGCCAGCCTGGTGCAAACCGGAGATGGCTTCAATGTCTCTGCCAGTGGCGCCCTGCCAGCGGCACTCGGGGGGGCGTTCGAAGCCCGAGCCGAGGTCCGCGGCGAGTCCGACCGGATCAGCCGCTGGTCGGGACGCTGGCAGATCAGCGCCGAAGGTCTGGTGCCGGCGGGGTGGGCGTTGCCGGGCCTGCAGTACCCGCTGCCGATGACGGCTGATGGATTGTGGGGGACCGCCGTTGGACAGTTCGTCGACGGTCATCTGCAGTGGGTCGAGCTGCAGGCCGAGGCGGCGGCGTTGCAGGCCACGCCCGATGACCAGCGTCTCGCCGCCGACGCCGTTTCGGTGCGGATGGAATGGCAGCCCGGCCCTGCCGGTGGCATGGTCAGCCTGACCGATCTCAGCAGCGCCGGCCAGTCACGGGCGGCGCTGCGCCTGCGGTGGGGCGAGGACAGCGTCGAGCTGGATGCGCCCCATCTCGACCTCGATGCGCTGGCCCCCTGGCTGGCACTGGCGGCAGACGCCGAGGTGGCGCAGCTGGCCGGCCTGCGGGGGCAACTGGATGCCTTGCATTTGCGCGGTTCGGCGGCCGGCGGCGACCGCGACTGGCGCTACACCGTCGAGAGTGGGCTGACCGACGCAGGCTGGCAACCGCGCGACGGACCGGTGAAGCTGGCCGGCCTCAACGGCCGGCTGGTCGCCACCGAGCACGGCGGGCGCTTTTCGCCCGATCCTGACGGGTGGCAGCTGGCGCTGCCCGCGCAATGGTCACAGCCCCTGAGGTTCGATCGCTTTGCCGGCGATCTGCTCTGGGAGCGCCTGGCCGAAACCGATGCGGCAGCCGCCCGATGGCGGGTTCGGGCGCCGGCACTGGACTGGACCGCTGCCGGGGCCGCCGGCCAGGGACGCGCGGTGCTGGACCTCGGCGGCGAGGCGGGGCCCGCGCTGACCCTGGACCTGCAACTGCAGGTGGCGGATTTGGCCGCGCTCAAACCCTACCTGCCGGCGCGCTGGCCAGACCCGCTGGAGCGCTGGGTATCCCGGGCGTTGGTGAGCGGGCGTGTGTCCGACGCGGCATTGCGTATCGACGGGCCGTTGCGCGACTTCCCATTTGGTGCCCGGCCGACCGGAACCTGGCGCCTCGAGTTGCCGATCCGCGACAGCGAATTGGCGTTCTCGCCGGACTGGCCTGCGCTCAAGGACTTCGACGCCGACCTCGTGTTCGAGGGCAATGCGTTGCAGATCAGTGGGCGACGCGGACGCTTGCTGCAGGTGCCGGTGCTAGGCCTGGAAGCGCGGATCCCGGCGCTGCATCTCGGCGCACTGACCATCGAGAGTCGAACCGAGGCCGATCTCGATGCGCTGTTCGCGGTGGTGCGCGCGTCCTCGCTGCGCCGACGGTTGGCGCCGTTGCTGGAGGCCGGGACCGCACGCGGGCGCGCGGCGCTGGATCTGCAACTGGGTATCCCGCTGAACGACGTTCGCAGTCTGACGGTCGACGGGCACCTGGGTCTCGACGACATCGAATGGGCACTTGCCGCGTTGCCGGCGCCGGTCGAGGCTCTCACCGGCGATCTCCACTTCACCCGCAGCATGATCGCTGCGGAGTCGCTGCAGGCGCGGCTGCTCGACACGCCGTTGCAGGCACGGGTGGTGCCGGCCGACGATCATCCGGGCGACCTCGAGGTCTCCGCCACCGTGCCGGTCGCCAGTCGCCTGGCATCCGCTTTTCTGCCGTCCGGTTTGCGAGCGCATCTTGATGGTGAAAGCGTTTGGCAGGCGCGCATGCCGCTGGGCGTTGCGGCGGCGCCCTTGCAACTCGACAGTGAATTGCGGGGCACCGCGATCCGCCTGCCGGCCCCCTTGGGCAAGCCGCTGGATGAGCCCATGCCGCTGCATCTGCGTCTGGCGCGCGACGGCGATGACTGGTCGGTCGGCGTGCAGGCGGGCGGGGACCGGATCAGTGCCCAGTTGCGCTTGCCGCCGGCGGATGACCTGGCGTCCGCGCCCGCGGTGGAGATCCACTTCGGGCAGGCCGCGCCACGGCCCGCCGAGAACGCGCGCGGGGTGTTCATCGGCGGCCGGTTGTCCCAGCTGGATCTGGGGCAGTGGGCAGCGCTGCTGGGCCCGGCCGACGCACCGCCGGGCGGGCTGCGCGGCATCGCGCTTGACGTTGGCCGCCTCCGGTTCGGCGGTTTCAGCCTGGCCGATCAGTCCCTGCAGCTGCAGCCTGATACGGGCGGCTACCGGCTGACGCTGCAGGGGGCCGCCGAGGGGCTGCTGGCCTGGGACACCGACCGCACCGTGATGTCTGCCACCCTGTCGCGGCTGGCGCTGGGGTTCGAGGGCCTGACGATGCAGGGCGATATCGCCGCTGAAACACCGGCCGACGCTGACACCCTGCTGCGGCCCGATCGCTGGCCGGCGGTCGTGGCTCATGTCGAGGCGCTCAGTCTCAACGGGCTGTCGCTGGGGCAGGCACGGCTGCGGACCGCCCACCTTGACGACGGCATTGCGCTCGAACGCTTCAGGCTCGACGGCGGTCAACTCACCGGTGAGGTGAGCGGTGAGTGGCGACGTACCGATACGCTGGGACGGGCGACTCTCGATTTCGATTTGCAGAGCCCGGCCGTGGAGCCGACCCTGCGCGCCTTCGGTTTCGCGCCCAACCTGACGGCGGAGCAAACCCGGGTGCAGGGTCAGTTGGTGTGGCAGGAGACGCCGCTGTCGCTCGATTGGACCCGTGCGGAAGGGCCGGTGACGCTGGCGGTGCGCGACGGCACCCTGCGCGCCATCGAGCCGGGTGCCGGGCGGGTGCTGGGGCTGATGAGCTTCTACGCCCTGCCGCGGCGACTGACCCTCGATTTCAGCGACGTCGTCGACGACGGCCTGCGGTTCGACCGGATCGATGCACAGTTCCTGCTGGCCGACGGCATCGCCCGCAGCGACGACCTGGAAATTCGCGGGCCGTCGTTGCGGATGGAGATCGAGGGCAGCATCGACCTTGCAGGCCGCAGTCTCGACCAGCGGGTGCGGGTACTGCCGGGTCTTTCGGGTGGCATGACACTGGGCGCGACCCTGCTCGGCGGACCGGCCGCCGGCGCCATCATGCTGCTCGCACAGGAACTCCTGGAGAAACCGCTGGACCAAGTAACCCAGTTCGGCTACCGGGTGCAGGGTAGCTGGGACAACCCGCAGGTGACGCCCCTTGATCTGCGCGACGACTCTGCCGGAGAGGCCGGCACGCAATGA
- the holA gene encoding DNA polymerase III subunit delta: MPIKPEQVSAQLKRGLPALAVVAGDEPLLIQESCDTLRAAARAAGYEERTVFDAEKGFNWQQVLEAGASLSLFASRRLIEVRVSGALGEEGGKTLQALAAKPPEDVCLIVSLGALDARQRKAAWFTACDRAQMVVYAWPVGAADWPGWVAARVRAAGLRLSADAERLLADRTEGNLLACAQDIEKLRMLHADAPVAVEQLAEAVADNARFGVFDLSDRMLAGDGVGAVRSLARLREEGLAIQEVLGGLMWTLRGLARAAPFYARTGDLASACEQAGVRRFQQAGFRPALMRVRSAEPLGWLRQATRIDARAKSTGGEPAAWEDLLTLVLAASGAATSGPPRRT, from the coding sequence ATGCCAATCAAACCCGAACAGGTTTCTGCGCAACTCAAGCGTGGTCTTCCCGCCCTGGCGGTGGTGGCCGGCGATGAGCCGCTGCTGATCCAGGAGAGTTGCGACACCCTGCGCGCCGCCGCCCGCGCCGCCGGCTACGAGGAGCGCACGGTGTTCGACGCCGAAAAGGGCTTCAACTGGCAGCAGGTGCTGGAGGCCGGCGCCAGCCTGTCGTTGTTCGCCAGCCGGCGGCTGATCGAGGTGCGTGTCAGCGGTGCGCTGGGCGAGGAGGGGGGCAAGACACTGCAGGCACTCGCCGCCAAGCCGCCCGAGGACGTCTGCCTGATCGTGTCGTTGGGCGCACTCGATGCCCGCCAGCGCAAGGCGGCGTGGTTCACCGCCTGCGACCGTGCCCAGATGGTGGTGTATGCCTGGCCGGTGGGCGCTGCCGACTGGCCCGGCTGGGTGGCGGCCCGCGTGCGTGCCGCCGGATTGCGGCTGAGTGCCGATGCCGAGCGACTGCTGGCGGACCGCACCGAAGGCAATTTGCTGGCCTGCGCCCAGGACATCGAGAAGCTGCGGATGCTGCATGCCGATGCGCCGGTGGCGGTCGAGCAGCTGGCCGAGGCGGTGGCCGACAACGCCCGGTTCGGCGTGTTTGACCTCAGTGATCGCATGCTGGCGGGCGATGGTGTTGGCGCGGTGCGCAGCCTGGCCCGGCTGCGCGAGGAGGGTCTGGCCATCCAGGAGGTGTTGGGCGGCCTGATGTGGACCCTGCGCGGCCTGGCGCGGGCGGCGCCGTTCTATGCCCGCACCGGGGATCTCGCCAGTGCCTGCGAGCAGGCCGGGGTTCGCCGCTTCCAGCAGGCGGGGTTCCGCCCGGCGTTGATGCGGGTGCGTTCGGCCGAGCCGTTGGGCTGGCTGCGCCAGGCGACACGGATCGATGCGCGTGCCAAGTCCACCGGTGGCGAGCCGGCGGCCTGGGAAGACTTGCTAACATTGGTGCTGGCGGCCAGTGGCGCCGCGACATCAGGACCCCCCAGAAGGACATGA
- the coq7 gene encoding 2-polyprenyl-3-methyl-6-methoxy-1,4-benzoquinone monooxygenase: MRGMSAPRRYSTSDRWLLPIAAGLKLLVPTPPVRPSPATSVRDGVLAARERRHAAGLMRINHAGEVAAQGLYHGQAAAARGGAVATQLRIAAEEERDHMIWCTERLQGLGSRPSLLSPLWYAGSFAIGAAAGLAGDRWSLGFVAETERQVSAHLEDHLGRLPAGDLRSRAIITAMRDDEQRHGAEAEAAGGLPLPTPVRRLMARVAGVMKAAAYRF, encoded by the coding sequence ATGCGGGGCATGAGCGCTCCCCGACGATACTCAACTTCCGATCGCTGGCTGTTGCCGATTGCGGCGGGCCTCAAGCTGTTGGTGCCAACCCCACCGGTCCGCCCATCGCCGGCAACGAGCGTGCGCGATGGGGTGCTGGCGGCACGCGAACGCCGTCACGCGGCGGGCCTGATGCGCATCAACCACGCCGGTGAAGTGGCGGCGCAGGGGCTCTATCACGGTCAGGCGGCAGCGGCGCGGGGGGGCGCAGTGGCAACCCAGCTGCGCATCGCCGCCGAAGAGGAGCGCGATCACATGATCTGGTGCACCGAGCGGCTGCAGGGCCTCGGTAGCCGCCCGAGCCTGCTGTCCCCCCTATGGTACGCGGGTTCGTTTGCCATCGGCGCGGCCGCCGGGCTAGCGGGCGATCGCTGGAGCCTGGGCTTCGTCGCCGAAACCGAGCGCCAGGTCTCGGCCCATCTCGAGGACCACCTCGGCCGACTGCCGGCGGGGGATCTACGCAGCCGCGCCATCATCACCGCCATGCGCGACGATGAGCAGCGGCATGGCGCCGAGGCCGAGGCCGCCGGCGGCCTGCCGCTACCGACACCGGTGCGGCGCCTGATGGCCCGGGTGGCCGGGGTGATGAAGGCCGCCGCCTACCGGTTCTGA